The following are encoded together in the Vibrio zhugei genome:
- the csy3 gene encoding type I-F CRISPR-associated protein Csy3, with translation MAAVKTASVLAFERKLANSDGLLLAGNWSDINSDSQWQPIALQEKAVRGTISNRQKNAVLNDPAKLDQEVNKANLQKVDTAALPFDCDTLKIVFSLRVLGDLATPSACNNPDYQAVLSDTIHSYITDQSFATLAHRYASNLANGRFLWRNRVGAEDIKVRVTQVTKEGETVWTFNGYDLSLRDFDYQSEDLNALSAAIEQGLASDQFTYLKVEAFVKLGEGQEVFPSQELVLDSNSRKSKVLYDVDGTAALHSQKIGNAIRTVDTWYQGAEEVGPISAEPFGSVTSRGKAYRSNKDDFYTLFDKWMEKGQVPELEQQHYVMANLIRGGVFGSKSE, from the coding sequence ATGGCAGCCGTAAAAACCGCATCAGTCTTAGCATTTGAACGTAAATTGGCCAACTCGGATGGCCTGCTTCTCGCAGGTAATTGGTCTGATATCAACAGTGACAGTCAGTGGCAACCGATCGCTTTGCAAGAAAAAGCCGTACGCGGCACAATTTCGAACCGTCAAAAAAATGCGGTTTTGAATGATCCAGCGAAATTAGACCAAGAAGTGAATAAAGCCAACTTACAAAAAGTGGATACGGCAGCGTTACCCTTTGATTGCGATACCCTAAAAATCGTCTTCAGCTTACGGGTATTGGGGGATCTTGCTACGCCATCGGCTTGTAATAATCCTGACTATCAAGCGGTGTTAAGTGACACCATTCATTCCTACATTACGGATCAGTCGTTTGCAACATTAGCGCACCGTTATGCCTCCAACTTAGCCAATGGTCGCTTCCTATGGCGTAACCGCGTTGGCGCAGAAGATATCAAAGTTCGCGTAACCCAAGTGACCAAGGAAGGGGAAACGGTGTGGACATTTAATGGTTATGACTTATCACTGCGTGACTTTGATTATCAAAGTGAGGATCTCAACGCGTTGTCAGCGGCGATCGAACAAGGGCTTGCCAGTGATCAATTTACTTACCTGAAAGTCGAAGCGTTTGTAAAACTGGGTGAAGGCCAAGAGGTGTTCCCATCTCAAGAGTTGGTGTTGGATAGCAATTCTCGTAAGAGTAAAGTGCTTTACGATGTGGACGGTACCGCCGCGCTACACTCACAAAAAATCGGCAATGCGATTCGCACTGTTGATACCTGGTATCAAGGCGCAGAGGAAGTGGGCCCGATTTCAGCCGAACCGTTTGGCTCGGTGACCAGCCGAGGTAAAGCCTACCGCAGTAACAAAGATGATTTCTATACCTTGTTCGATAAATGGATGGAAAAAGGCCAAGTACCTGAGCTTGAACAGCAGCATTATGTCATGGCTAATCTGATTCGCGGTGGCGTGTTTGGCAGTAAATCGGAGTAA
- the cas6f gene encoding type I-F CRISPR-associated endoribonuclease Cas6/Csy4 has protein sequence MDYYLDINILEDPEFTAPILMNALFSKLHRALVEVSNGDIGVSFPKASKKSLGKTLRLHGSQHRLTQLEALPWRKGLGDFTAVSAIAAAPDVNDYWQVQRVHVQSSPERLRRRAMKRHGLTYDQAVAQLPDSVAESSELPFVRIKSQSTGRRQFPLFIKQTVVSEPNHSDIGFSKYGLSATTVVPKF, from the coding sequence ATGGACTACTATCTAGATATTAACATCCTAGAAGACCCAGAATTTACTGCGCCTATCCTGATGAATGCGTTATTTAGTAAATTGCATCGGGCATTGGTTGAGGTATCCAATGGCGATATCGGTGTGAGTTTTCCTAAGGCAAGTAAAAAATCCTTAGGGAAAACACTGCGATTGCATGGTAGCCAACACCGTTTAACACAGTTAGAAGCGCTACCGTGGCGTAAAGGGCTAGGGGATTTTACGGCCGTTTCAGCGATTGCGGCGGCTCCCGATGTCAATGATTATTGGCAGGTGCAAAGGGTGCATGTACAAAGTAGTCCTGAGCGTTTACGTCGCCGCGCGATGAAACGCCATGGATTAACCTATGACCAAGCTGTCGCGCAGCTTCCTGATAGCGTAGCTGAAAGCTCGGAATTGCCTTTTGTACGTATTAAAAGCCAATCGACGGGAAGACGACAGTTTCCTTTATTTATAAAGCAAACCGTTGTCTCTGAGCCGAATCACTCAGATATTGGCTTTTCTAAATACGGCTTAAGCGCAACGACAGTGGTACCTAAGTTTTAA